One stretch of Spirochaetota bacterium DNA includes these proteins:
- the purD gene encoding phosphoribosylamine--glycine ligase, protein MNVCVIGSGGREHALAWKLSKSLNTTKLFCVPGNGGTQSISENVSISLKYPFNELVSFIKERKVDLVVIGPEAPLVDGIVDILTSKGIKAFGPNSGASRLEGSKVFAKLLMKKNRVPTADFEVFEDFESAKVFFEKHPDWVIKFDGLAGGKGVVVPSSLEEGISFLEEIFLKDKFSSTSKKVVIEKKLEGYELSAFVITDGEDVKFLSTAQDHKRAFDGDRGPNTGGMGAYAPVPFVSKELVDKIMKKIVYPTIEGLAKEGITYKGVLYCGLMIDKNDEPYVLEFNCRFGDPEAQVILPIMKTDFYDVASATAEGLLKKVKFEMYEKFAGCVVLASNGYPGDYEKGMKISGDLSENDDVVVFHAGTTLANGNLITNGGRVLNVVGISDNLKQALNIAYARVEKIHFDGMFYRKDIGWRVLSE, encoded by the coding sequence ATGAATGTTTGTGTTATAGGAAGTGGTGGTAGAGAACATGCTCTTGCTTGGAAGTTAAGTAAATCTTTAAATACAACTAAACTATTCTGTGTTCCTGGTAATGGTGGAACGCAAAGTATATCAGAGAATGTTTCAATATCTCTGAAGTATCCTTTCAACGAACTGGTTAGTTTCATAAAAGAGAGAAAAGTAGACCTTGTTGTGATAGGTCCTGAAGCACCGTTGGTTGACGGTATCGTTGATATACTCACAAGTAAAGGAATAAAAGCGTTTGGTCCAAATTCAGGTGCGAGTAGATTGGAAGGTAGTAAAGTTTTTGCAAAACTTCTTATGAAGAAGAATAGAGTCCCAACTGCGGATTTTGAAGTGTTTGAGGATTTTGAGAGTGCGAAGGTTTTTTTTGAGAAGCATCCTGATTGGGTAATAAAGTTTGACGGGCTTGCTGGAGGGAAAGGTGTTGTAGTTCCGTCAAGCCTTGAAGAAGGAATTTCATTCCTTGAAGAAATATTCCTTAAGGATAAATTTTCATCAACTAGCAAGAAAGTTGTAATAGAGAAGAAACTTGAAGGGTATGAATTAAGCGCTTTTGTAATAACAGATGGTGAAGATGTGAAGTTCTTATCAACTGCGCAAGACCATAAAAGGGCATTTGATGGGGACAGAGGTCCAAATACGGGTGGCATGGGTGCTTATGCTCCTGTTCCATTCGTATCAAAAGAATTAGTTGATAAGATAATGAAAAAGATAGTATATCCTACAATAGAAGGACTCGCTAAAGAAGGCATAACCTACAAAGGAGTATTATACTGTGGTCTTATGATTGATAAGAATGATGAGCCTTATGTTTTGGAATTTAATTGTAGGTTTGGAGACCCTGAAGCACAGGTCATCTTACCTATTATGAAAACTGACTTTTATGATGTTGCTTCTGCTACTGCTGAGGGGCTTCTAAAGAAGGTAAAGTTTGAGATGTATGAAAAGTTTGCTGGGTGTGTTGTCCTCGCTTCAAATGGATACCCTGGAGACTATGAAAAAGGTATGAAAATAAGTGGAGACCTATCTGAAAACGATGATGTAGTAGTATTCCATGCAGGAACAACCTTGGCTAATGGAAACTTGATAACGAATGGGGGAAGAGTCTTGAATGTGGTTGGAATAAGTGATAACCTAAAGCAAGCACTTAATATAGCATATGCTAGGGTAGAAAAGATACACTTTGATGGAATGTTCTACAGGAAAGACATAGGTTGGAGAGTGTTATCTGAATAA
- a CDS encoding M20/M25/M40 family metallo-hydrolase, whose product MDARRVISNFIELVKIYSPPLMEDFVFEYLSRKFRELGVISEIQVDGKVKNMIGFIEGNDKTKKPIFFCSHADTVEPSKNINPIVDEEGGVIKSDGTTILASDDKAGISAILELAYHLREEPTARYGDIYLIITSAEEIGLVGVKHLDLSNVKAEYGYCIDSHDDVGNAIIKGSTHYRFKVECIGKSSHAGIDPDKGINAIKMASYIIDRLDTGLLDKDTVFNIGEIKGGKATNIVPDNVVFEGEVRSFKEERIREELDKIQKLCIETKNKFSGDVKFSYEKLYDGFDIDPQSEVVKRFVDACYKIGVKPNLTVTRGGSDANILNSRGFQTLNISCGMRNPHSTEEFIYIKDLIDISKLVITIALS is encoded by the coding sequence ATGGATGCTAGAAGAGTGATTTCAAACTTCATTGAACTCGTTAAGATATACAGTCCTCCATTGATGGAAGATTTCGTATTTGAATACCTTTCAAGAAAGTTTAGGGAACTTGGAGTGATATCTGAGATACAGGTAGATGGTAAGGTTAAGAATATGATAGGGTTTATAGAAGGAAACGATAAAACCAAGAAACCTATCTTCTTCTGCTCGCATGCTGATACCGTTGAACCTTCAAAGAACATAAATCCTATTGTTGATGAGGAGGGAGGAGTTATAAAGTCTGATGGAACTACCATACTTGCTTCTGATGACAAAGCAGGTATATCGGCAATTCTAGAACTCGCATACCATTTGAGAGAAGAACCTACTGCTAGGTATGGAGATATCTACCTCATCATAACTTCTGCGGAAGAGATAGGGCTTGTTGGAGTAAAGCATCTTGACCTGTCAAATGTTAAAGCAGAATACGGGTATTGTATAGACTCTCACGATGACGTAGGTAATGCTATAATAAAGGGTTCAACACACTACAGGTTCAAGGTTGAATGTATAGGCAAATCATCTCACGCAGGTATTGACCCAGATAAAGGTATAAACGCTATAAAGATGGCATCCTACATTATTGACAGGCTTGATACTGGACTTCTAGATAAGGATACTGTTTTTAACATAGGTGAGATTAAAGGTGGTAAGGCTACAAACATAGTTCCTGATAATGTCGTCTTTGAAGGTGAGGTCAGGAGTTTCAAAGAAGAGAGGATTAGGGAAGAACTGGATAAAATACAGAAACTCTGCATAGAAACAAAGAATAAATTTTCTGGCGATGTTAAGTTTTCATACGAGAAGCTTTACGATGGATTTGATATAGACCCCCAGTCCGAAGTTGTTAAAAGGTTCGTTGATGCTTGCTACAAGATTGGTGTCAAGCCCAATCTTACCGTAACTAGAGGTGGTAGTGATGCTAATATCTTGAACTCTAGAGGATTCCAGACACTCAATATATCCTGCGGAATGCGAAACCCACACTCAACAGAAGAATTTATATACATAAAGGATCTAATAGACATATCAAAACTTGTTATAACTATAGCACTTTCATAA
- a CDS encoding glycosyltransferase family 39 protein, with protein MNVFKTYYTYFFVLVILIALFNIFFNLWELPVQEWDEARHGVNAYEMLTNGILSANHYRGQPDYWNLKPPLGTWLIALSFSIFGLNPFGLRFFSAFFGFLTIVITTLYAKRKFGPEVSILSGFILATCFSFIHVHGARTGDFDAILTFLVLLSVITSERARDNKNYLYLTAILFSLAFLLKSFASVMVALVILLSFLLNRMYLKMKIYDYILLPIVSITPIVAWGLARFNFDGTTFFEKMIGYDLVLRGTKTLEGHQSSPLFYLEPIVLKFLPWSILLLVSPFYKLKIIFNRESKIPFRLEYRNEVFRDTTVVIYLLSVMLPALLVSTKTEWYVMPIFPILSIITGWFIFEILRASKEGVVRIPIRSLVTTLIIISIFAEIVIITQTLNPFLRVAQNGSGSIDKFIEETNLQKILVSRYIPKNSTVGFVDIPLSQSYYFLSRVVGNYELVSVSKDDAFSSKGLYVINSRMINNISKEFIIIDSVGDWRLVSNVSFKH; from the coding sequence ATGAATGTTTTTAAGACTTACTATACATACTTTTTCGTTCTTGTAATACTGATAGCACTATTCAATATTTTCTTTAATCTTTGGGAACTACCTGTTCAAGAGTGGGATGAAGCAAGACACGGTGTGAATGCTTATGAAATGCTAACAAACGGGATACTTTCAGCGAACCATTACAGAGGACAACCAGATTACTGGAATCTCAAGCCACCTCTTGGGACTTGGTTAATAGCATTATCATTCTCTATCTTTGGTTTAAATCCTTTTGGTTTAAGATTTTTCTCTGCGTTTTTCGGATTTCTAACAATTGTAATAACTACTCTCTATGCCAAAAGGAAGTTCGGACCTGAAGTCTCAATACTTTCTGGCTTTATCCTAGCAACCTGTTTTTCATTCATACATGTCCATGGAGCAAGGACTGGAGATTTTGATGCTATACTAACATTCTTAGTTCTACTTTCAGTAATTACATCAGAAAGAGCAAGGGATAACAAAAATTACCTTTACCTTACTGCTATACTATTCTCACTTGCATTCCTCCTAAAAAGTTTCGCAAGTGTTATGGTTGCTCTGGTAATATTACTATCATTCTTGCTTAACAGAATGTATCTGAAGATGAAAATATATGACTATATTCTACTACCTATTGTGTCTATCACACCGATAGTTGCATGGGGCCTTGCTAGATTTAACTTTGATGGAACTACATTTTTTGAAAAGATGATAGGATATGACCTTGTCTTAAGAGGAACAAAAACGTTAGAGGGGCATCAGTCATCTCCTTTATTCTATCTAGAACCTATCGTATTAAAGTTTTTACCTTGGTCAATATTACTACTCGTATCTCCATTTTACAAACTCAAAATTATATTCAACAGGGAATCCAAAATTCCTTTCAGGTTGGAATATAGGAACGAAGTCTTTAGAGACACTACTGTAGTGATATATTTACTCTCTGTTATGCTGCCTGCCTTGCTAGTAAGCACCAAAACTGAATGGTATGTAATGCCAATATTTCCTATACTCTCAATAATTACAGGATGGTTTATTTTTGAAATACTCAGGGCAAGCAAAGAAGGAGTAGTTAGAATACCTATTAGATCTTTGGTAACAACTTTAATCATTATATCCATTTTTGCAGAAATAGTTATCATAACTCAAACACTAAACCCTTTCTTGAGAGTAGCTCAAAACGGTAGCGGTAGTATTGATAAATTTATAGAAGAAACAAACCTTCAGAAGATACTAGTCTCAAGGTATATTCCTAAAAACTCAACTGTTGGCTTTGTAGATATACCATTATCACAATCATACTACTTTCTATCAAGAGTTGTTGGAAATTACGAACTTGTCAGTGTAAGTAAAGATGATGCCTTTTCAAGTAAAGGATTGTATGTTATCAACTCTAGGATGATCAACAACATAAGCAAAGAATTTATCATCATTGATAGTGTTGGCGACTGGCGCTTGGTGAGTAATGTGTCATTTAAGCACTGA
- a CDS encoding type 1 glutamine amidotransferase — MLLVLRNSRVEGLGYIENSLRKYTIRFEYFDTDKLTGDYKSFINLDKYSGLIVLGGPQSVYEEYKYPYLSEVKKILDKFITSRKPVLGICLGSQLIANVLGARVYKGDKGEEIGWYDVKITGDGLKDRVFSKYYPNMKVFQWHGDTFDLPRDAVRIATSDNYLNQAFTYNKNVYALQFHIETTLEDAKTWIKLSDFSKEKEESILSNYEQNFEKIKNINDEIVWYLFVNNVW; from the coding sequence ATGTTGTTAGTTTTAAGAAACTCTAGAGTAGAAGGACTTGGATATATAGAAAACTCTCTACGAAAATACACTATAAGGTTTGAATACTTTGACACCGATAAACTAACAGGGGATTACAAAAGTTTTATAAACCTTGACAAATATTCGGGTCTTATCGTTCTAGGAGGACCTCAATCGGTGTATGAAGAGTATAAATATCCATACCTATCAGAAGTTAAGAAGATATTAGATAAGTTCATAACTAGCCGTAAGCCTGTGCTTGGGATATGTCTAGGGTCTCAACTTATTGCTAATGTACTTGGAGCAAGGGTTTATAAAGGAGACAAAGGTGAAGAGATAGGATGGTATGATGTTAAGATAACTGGTGATGGTCTAAAGGATAGAGTATTCTCAAAGTATTATCCAAATATGAAGGTTTTTCAGTGGCACGGAGATACATTTGACCTACCAAGAGACGCAGTAAGAATAGCAACTTCTGATAACTACCTTAATCAAGCATTTACATACAACAAGAACGTCTATGCGCTTCAGTTCCACATTGAAACTACACTTGAAGATGCTAAAACTTGGATCAAGTTATCAGACTTCTCCAAAGAGAAAGAAGAAAGCATTCTAAGCAACTATGAACAAAACTTTGAGAAAATTAAGAATATAAACGACGAGATAGTGTGGTATTTGTTTGTGAATAATGTATGGTAG
- a CDS encoding ATP-binding protein: MVDRTPTLVSRIEQIINIASFIESFSDLFIVDQDNKVISIKSSGNINYEHLISVFKQTREDFFKFKIPFLCETINGFRFISYYFRSRNSELALIGINRNEELFLGDLSTFKLLVMNIKDIFDTVETTASVISEFREVESILSFYKSITAPLNRELFLAYIIDNIIAELGAEVGSIVILDKNYDIISGFYLGLEESITKKLIVKAIQIGHLEEPVIASANDKQELLSQDDKKLENLIIYPIRFEKEVVGAVILANKRLGIDYKPFNENDVSKLKILINPVGVVVKNYVMYKELFFLNQLSNKILLNITSIIAITGDDGRIKYINKTELKELVEDIIKSIKEKDAQKLQSVGVEVEVKNSFYEVKAQPIYEETGSVSEILWTIEDVTYKKEITKRYVLSEKMNVISEIVSGIAHEIRNPLTSISGFIELLKSRKDDQKFIDKFIEVTSKDIERIINLLNSFIRFSRPINYEISEVSLKSLVNESIDVLLYQINQKHIKVINKLDDNAVVKANYSLLLQVFTNIILNSIQAIEHKSGIIEIGYSEYFDNNTNYLAVYVKDNGVGIPKEIQDRIFDPFFTTKPKGTGLGLSICQKIVMDHGGFIKVKSEEGEGTTVMIFIPIERVASGSLK, from the coding sequence ATGGTAGATAGAACACCTACCCTGGTTAGCAGAATAGAACAGATCATCAATATTGCTTCATTCATTGAAAGTTTTTCGGATCTTTTCATAGTTGATCAAGACAATAAAGTAATATCCATCAAGTCTTCAGGAAACATAAATTATGAACATCTTATCAGTGTATTCAAACAGACCAGAGAGGATTTCTTCAAGTTCAAGATACCATTTCTTTGTGAAACCATAAATGGGTTCAGGTTTATCTCTTACTACTTCAGGAGTAGAAACTCCGAATTAGCTCTGATTGGCATAAATAGAAATGAGGAACTATTTTTGGGAGATTTATCTACTTTCAAACTACTCGTGATGAATATCAAAGATATATTTGACACGGTTGAAACGACAGCAAGTGTAATTAGCGAATTTAGAGAAGTAGAGTCAATACTCTCATTCTACAAATCAATAACTGCACCTCTCAATAGAGAACTCTTCCTAGCGTATATTATTGACAACATTATAGCAGAACTCGGAGCAGAAGTAGGAAGCATCGTGATACTTGATAAAAATTATGATATTATTTCAGGCTTCTATCTAGGATTGGAAGAAAGCATAACTAAAAAACTGATTGTAAAAGCAATACAGATAGGACATCTGGAAGAACCAGTAATAGCAAGCGCTAACGACAAGCAAGAACTGCTCTCACAAGACGATAAAAAGCTGGAAAACCTCATAATATACCCTATTAGATTTGAGAAAGAAGTTGTAGGAGCAGTTATACTAGCCAACAAAAGACTAGGTATAGATTATAAGCCGTTCAACGAAAACGATGTTTCAAAACTCAAAATATTAATAAACCCAGTAGGAGTAGTAGTAAAGAACTATGTAATGTATAAAGAACTATTCTTTCTGAACCAGTTAAGCAACAAAATACTACTGAACATCACAAGTATAATAGCAATAACAGGGGATGATGGAAGGATAAAGTATATAAATAAGACTGAGCTCAAAGAACTAGTTGAAGATATTATCAAATCCATCAAAGAGAAAGATGCTCAAAAACTCCAAAGTGTTGGAGTAGAAGTTGAAGTTAAAAATAGTTTCTACGAAGTTAAAGCACAGCCTATCTACGAAGAAACAGGTTCTGTTTCCGAAATACTATGGACAATAGAAGATGTAACCTACAAGAAAGAGATAACTAAAAGATATGTTCTTTCTGAGAAGATGAATGTTATCTCTGAAATAGTGTCCGGGATAGCTCACGAGATAAGAAATCCTCTAACCTCAATAAGTGGTTTCATTGAACTACTAAAGTCAAGAAAAGATGATCAAAAATTCATAGACAAGTTTATAGAAGTAACATCAAAGGACATTGAAAGAATAATAAACCTACTTAATAGTTTCATAAGATTTTCAAGACCTATAAATTACGAAATATCGGAAGTGTCTCTAAAATCGCTAGTAAATGAATCAATTGACGTATTACTATACCAGATCAATCAGAAACATATAAAGGTTATCAACAAATTAGACGATAACGCTGTTGTCAAAGCAAACTATAGTCTTCTACTTCAAGTATTCACAAACATTATTCTCAATTCAATTCAGGCAATAGAACACAAGTCTGGTATTATTGAGATAGGATATTCGGAATACTTTGATAACAACACTAACTATTTGGCCGTTTATGTAAAAGATAATGGTGTAGGAATACCAAAAGAGATACAAGATAGAATATTTGACCCCTTTTTCACAACCAAACCGAAAGGAACTGGTTTAGGATTATCCATCTGCCAAAAGATAGTTATGGATCATGGTGGATTTATAAAAGTTAAAAGCGAAGAAGGAGAGGGAACAACCGTAATGATATTCATACCAATTGAGAGAGTTGCTTCAGGTTCTTTGAAATAG
- the hemB gene encoding porphobilinogen synthase: MIRRLRKSKSIRDLVAEAELSPNDFVMPLFVIEGENIVQEIETFPEVRRYSVDRLIEEVKVLRDKEIKSVLLFGVIDEIKKDDIASYSYKEDNVVCKAIREIKNKFDDVVVIADVCVCGYTTHGHCGIWNGDWVDNNKTLEVLSLSALNYARAGVDIVAPSAMMDHQVKAIRKTLDENGFERTLIMSYSAKYSSSFYGPFRDIVGSSPKFSDRKTYQMDYRNIRQALEEVRQDIEEGADIVMVKPALSYLDVIREIRNNFNVPLAAYNVSGEYSMVKVASKNGIFNEKDIAMEILYSIKRAGADIIISYWAKDVPDWL; encoded by the coding sequence ATGATAAGAAGGTTAAGAAAAAGCAAATCAATAAGAGATTTGGTAGCGGAAGCGGAACTGTCACCTAATGACTTCGTTATGCCTCTCTTCGTCATAGAAGGAGAGAATATAGTTCAAGAAATAGAAACCTTTCCTGAAGTTCGCAGATATAGTGTTGATAGACTGATTGAAGAAGTTAAAGTTTTGAGGGATAAGGAGATAAAAAGCGTTCTACTTTTTGGTGTTATTGATGAGATTAAAAAGGATGATATTGCATCCTACTCATACAAAGAAGATAATGTTGTGTGTAAAGCAATAAGAGAGATAAAAAACAAATTTGATGATGTTGTTGTTATTGCCGATGTGTGTGTTTGTGGATACACTACTCATGGTCATTGTGGTATTTGGAACGGAGACTGGGTTGATAACAACAAAACACTTGAAGTTCTATCACTTTCTGCACTAAACTATGCGAGAGCAGGAGTAGATATAGTAGCTCCTTCGGCGATGATGGACCATCAAGTCAAAGCGATAAGGAAGACTCTGGATGAGAACGGATTTGAAAGAACTCTCATAATGTCATACTCTGCTAAATACTCATCTAGCTTCTACGGACCTTTCAGAGATATAGTGGGTTCATCTCCAAAATTCAGTGATAGAAAGACCTACCAGATGGACTACCGAAACATAAGACAAGCACTAGAGGAGGTAAGACAGGACATAGAGGAAGGGGCAGATATAGTTATGGTTAAGCCGGCACTTTCTTACCTTGATGTGATAAGAGAAATAAGGAATAATTTCAACGTTCCACTCGCCGCTTACAATGTAAGCGGTGAATACTCTATGGTTAAGGTAGCATCCAAAAACGGGATATTCAATGAAAAAGATATTGCGATGGAAATACTATACTCAATAAAGAGAGCAGGTGCAGATATAATAATATCATACTGGGCTAAAGATGTTCCAGACTGGCTATAA
- the hemL gene encoding glutamate-1-semialdehyde 2,1-aminomutase gives MKNNFFRSNLEAFENSKEYIPGGVSSPVRSFYQVGGIPIFVSKAKGSKIHDIEGKTYIDYIMSWGALILGHSYRKVINTVKKYIHRGTSYGLPTEVEYALAKTISELIPSVDMVRFVSSGTEACMSAVRLARGFTGKSKIIKFEGCYHGHADYFLVSAGSGVANIPTSTSKGVPSSLIQDSIILPFNDEDAFLKTIDKEKDIACVIIEPIPANMGVVIPKDGFLKLIRDVCSNRGIILIFDEVITGFRFGVCGVQELLGIKPDLTCLGKIVGGGFPLACFGGRRDIMSLLAPLGDVYQAGTLSGNPIAVIAGLTTLSILKTMDYSYLEKIANMLVQVVKDISRSINAGKIKLVVNQFKSLFSIFFSEKDHITNFTDVKSSSKELYSKLFHNLLKRGILIPPSLFEGWFVSFAHTQKDIELTISALHSAIKETFE, from the coding sequence ATGAAGAACAACTTCTTTAGATCAAACCTAGAAGCATTCGAGAACTCAAAAGAGTATATACCAGGCGGTGTCTCATCACCAGTAAGGTCATTCTACCAAGTTGGTGGTATTCCTATCTTCGTATCCAAAGCAAAGGGTTCAAAAATACATGACATAGAAGGTAAAACCTACATTGACTACATAATGTCTTGGGGTGCTCTGATACTAGGACATTCCTACAGAAAAGTTATAAACACTGTAAAAAAATATATCCACAGGGGGACAAGTTATGGACTTCCAACCGAGGTTGAGTATGCTCTAGCAAAAACAATATCGGAACTCATACCATCGGTTGATATGGTAAGGTTCGTAAGTTCAGGAACCGAAGCTTGTATGAGTGCTGTAAGACTCGCAAGAGGTTTCACAGGTAAAAGTAAGATTATCAAGTTTGAAGGATGTTATCATGGACACGCTGACTACTTCCTTGTCTCCGCAGGATCTGGTGTTGCTAACATACCAACATCAACAAGCAAAGGTGTTCCAAGTTCATTAATCCAAGACAGTATAATACTACCTTTCAACGATGAAGATGCATTCCTCAAAACTATTGATAAAGAAAAAGATATAGCGTGTGTGATAATTGAACCTATACCTGCGAATATGGGTGTTGTGATACCGAAAGATGGGTTCCTGAAACTTATAAGGGATGTATGTAGCAACAGAGGTATAATACTTATATTTGACGAGGTAATAACTGGGTTTAGGTTCGGGGTATGTGGAGTTCAGGAGTTATTAGGTATAAAACCTGACCTTACCTGTCTAGGTAAGATAGTAGGTGGGGGATTCCCTCTCGCATGTTTTGGAGGTAGAAGAGATATAATGTCTTTACTCGCACCACTTGGTGATGTATATCAAGCAGGTACTCTGTCAGGTAATCCAATAGCAGTAATAGCAGGACTTACAACACTATCTATTCTCAAAACGATGGATTATTCATACTTGGAAAAAATAGCTAATATGCTGGTTCAAGTAGTCAAGGATATATCTAGAAGCATAAACGCAGGAAAGATAAAATTAGTAGTAAATCAGTTCAAAAGTCTATTCTCAATATTCTTCAGTGAGAAGGATCACATAACAAACTTTACCGACGTCAAATCCTCAAGCAAAGAACTATACTCAAAACTATTCCACAACTTACTCAAAAGAGGTATTCTAATACCTCCTTCACTATTTGAAGGATGGTTCGTTTCATTCGCACATACACAAAAAGATATAGAACTAACCATATCTGCTTTACATTCAGCGATAAAAGAGACTTTTGAATAA
- the cysK gene encoding cysteine synthase A, which yields MKVVGSEVRGSLSSLKKSGVYVSGSILDLFFNTPIVEIRKLVDESMASVYAKLEFMSPGGSVKDRVAMAMIEDAERSGILKDGSVIVEATSGNTGIALSLIASVKGYRCILVVPETLCLERVYIMENYGAEVIVTPGELGMEGAIRKAKDLLNKIPNSVMLDQFSNSANPRIHEETTAREIVETMGCEIDAFVVGVGTGGTITGVGRVLKRECPNVKIFAVEPEGSPVLSGGKPGFHRIQGIGAGFIPPILDTSIIDEVVRVSDMDAYKTTQALAVGEGIFAGISSGANIFASLKLAKRLGKGKKILTILPDAGDRYFSLKQYFEF from the coding sequence ATGAAAGTAGTAGGTAGTGAAGTTAGGGGTAGTTTGAGTAGTTTGAAGAAGTCTGGAGTTTATGTTAGTGGAAGCATACTAGATTTATTTTTCAACACGCCCATAGTTGAGATAAGGAAGTTAGTTGATGAAAGCATGGCTAGTGTTTATGCGAAGTTAGAGTTTATGTCTCCGGGTGGTTCTGTGAAGGATAGGGTTGCTATGGCTATGATAGAAGATGCCGAAAGGTCTGGGATATTGAAAGATGGTTCGGTTATAGTTGAAGCAACGAGTGGTAATACTGGTATTGCATTATCGTTAATAGCAAGCGTGAAGGGATATAGGTGTATATTGGTTGTTCCTGAAACACTTTGTCTAGAGAGAGTTTATATAATGGAGAATTATGGAGCAGAAGTTATAGTTACTCCGGGGGAGTTAGGTATGGAAGGTGCAATACGAAAGGCTAAGGATTTACTCAACAAGATACCTAATTCTGTAATGTTAGATCAATTCTCAAACTCTGCAAACCCAAGAATACACGAGGAGACAACTGCTAGAGAGATAGTTGAGACTATGGGGTGCGAGATAGATGCTTTTGTTGTAGGTGTTGGAACTGGTGGAACGATAACAGGTGTAGGTAGAGTTCTAAAAAGAGAGTGCCCGAATGTAAAAATTTTTGCTGTTGAACCTGAAGGATCACCTGTGTTAAGTGGTGGTAAGCCGGGATTTCACAGGATTCAGGGTATCGGTGCTGGCTTCATACCACCTATATTGGATACCTCAATAATAGATGAGGTTGTGAGAGTTTCGGATATGGATGCATATAAAACAACTCAAGCTCTCGCAGTAGGTGAAGGTATATTTGCCGGTATATCTTCAGGTGCTAATATCTTCGCTTCACTCAAACTGGCAAAGAGACTCGGAAAAGGTAAGAAAATACTAACAATCCTTCCAGACGCAGGCGATAGATACTTCTCACTGAAGCAGTATTTTGAGTTCTAA